One Lytechinus pictus isolate F3 Inbred chromosome 11, Lp3.0, whole genome shotgun sequence genomic window, TTTGGGTGATAATTGGGTTGGAGACCCCACCCCCTTTCCAACAAAGTGAAGTCCTTGTATTTTATTCTCAACATTCACGAGTTACATGAAATTACTTTCAATAATATTTGGATGGATTCAATCTTATGTAAAATCGATGTCTTACTTTCTTGATAAGATAATAGCCATAATAGTTGGGGGTTACTCGCTTAATTCGCTAACTCGCAAGTTTTCATAATAAAGCAATGTAGTATGGGCTCTTTAAAGTCGGACATGACACCTCGCCATCTTTGTAACACATTTGGTTATGTAATACGAAGGAAGCGGTAAATCTCAAAACTTTGTGTTCTTTAATTTTAAGACCTTTGGGTAATGTGCATTTTGTTCAGAAAATTGAGCAGTTACCAAGAGAATTCATGTAGGATATTGATCACTTCTAAACTATTGTGTCACGAATCGCTGGACGATGTTAGAAAATAAAAGCCTAATAAACAAGATTATGTCACAAATGCAACAGTtccaccaacgaaaccgactccataCCGACCGATAATATATCATTGGTAATAATGTAATAGATTTCATCGGTCTGGAGTCTGATTCGCCGGTGAGAGTTTTACGGGACCGTATTACTAAAATATCGGGTTTTGTCCTCTTTTCCAGTTTGGAGGACATGCGCAGGCAGTACATATCTCGATACAACATAACCGATATTAAGTTTATCGTCATCAATGCTGGCGACATCCGATCGCGTCTCAACCATCACACGCTCCGTAGTCTTGGTTCGTACGATCTCTATCAGGATTATACACCCCTGTCACACTCAGAAACATCACAGTCACACCCAGGAACACATCAGGAAGATAGTGTATGGAATCTTCTGAATGGAGATAAGGATGATTTCTTGATATATGACAGGTAAAGGGTTGATTGTATATTCTACTTAGTTAATTCCTTAATCAATTAACTAATTATTCTTTAGTGAATATGTTTAGCATCTTTGATTAAGTCATTCATCTTATGCTGACAGTAGTTATAATGGTGATGCTGCTAACATTGCTGCTCCTatatactactaataataatcacgacattaaaaatattgtttttattgttagtaaaagtaatgatttataatgataataaaaataatataccaATCACAATTCTCCACACTACTTTTTTCAAATGGTTCTAAGTCACTAATTACcttgtagtacatgtacataattactgTTTACTTTCAACATTTTAATAGAGAGGAAACTGATGGTTTAGATTGTGTGGTTACATTGATTTTGTATCAATCTATTTCTATAAAAATTAGATAATTCCTGTTTTTGTCCTATttcaagaaacaaaaataatgaagtttCACGAACACAAGggatatgtttattttttatcggGTCAATATAACCAACTTTCATACTAAATGGATGTCACTCCAACCTCAATttacttaaaagaaaatgagagaaatatagAATATTACGATAAGTTACTTGAGTTCAGGACCCATTTAAGAAACGTAGCTCTCTAACGTTTGAACCTTCGTGAGACAACTGGTAAGACTCTTCAACTTTATCTTGTCAAATATCATGGAAGTGGTTTAGAGTATTGTTCTAACGACCATGCAAATCTTCAAATATCATCttgtaaaatatgttttgtttgatTCAGTAAAATAACCTATGGAGGGCTATaaaaattcgattttttttcttttccaggTGTGGCCAGTTAACCTATCACATCCCCTTGCCCTACTCTGCTCTAAGGTATCCCTTCGTTCAGATTGCCATTGAGTCAACCTACACTGGCAGACACCCTTGTAACTGCTCTGCGGATTACCCAACAACCACAGTAACACCTAGTACAGAACAGGTAAGATTGGCGACTGGAAATTATCCTGATGGATTCGGAGAAaggttttattaaaatcaatcaatcaatcaatcaatctatctatctatttatttatatatccaCTCATTAACCTATCAATCTATACGGATGAATAAATCGTCAGTGTAAACAATTCTGACTATTGGGCCAAAGAACTTGATCACTTTGATGAAGGTCTTCGGCAAAATCGTGAGTATACATACGTCTTCACTCATCACCAATGCaaattgttttttcattttcatttattttgtctatTTCATTATCTGATTGATATTCACGTTTGTATTTTATGACATTGCTAGACTAAAACGACATCTCCTGTCTGACGCGAAGAAGAGCTTATAGCATGCCGAGAGAGACAGCAACTGATGGAGCAGGAAGAAGGCGTCACCAACGAAAGACAGAGGTGATGCTGATGCTGATCGGGAGAGGTGCGCCTGGTTTCATGACGTCCTCTCACTGGGGTATCATCCCAGCTGAATCGGATCCGTGGATCTAGGTGATGCTGACCTAACCAGCAAAGCGACGTAGCCGCTTCCTCCACTTCCGCCGCTCCCTCGCCGTCCAGCCCCAGTTCAACCGCATCCCCTCAGCAATGACAGCCATGAGAACCATCGACAACGTCCTCTTGACGTCAAGGTGAAGGTCAATTGTGACAGCAGCAGCCCTCAAAGAGCTGACAACCTTGAGACACCGCCACCAcaacgtcatcatgacgtcaggGCCAAGGTCAACTGTGACAGCAGCAGCCCTCAAAGAGCTGACAACCTTGAGACACCGCCACCAcaacgtcatcatgacgtcaggGTCAAGGTCAACTGTGACAGCAGCAGCCCTCAAAGAGCTGACAACCTTGAGACACCACCAGCACAACGTCAGAATGACGTCAGGGTCAACTCTGAAAAGGCCGAAGCTCATGTCGTCAATGACAATGATAAACTGTCTGTTGATTTAAAGGACCACAGTAATTTCAGTTTCGAAACAAAAATCTTTcaaaaatttataaatatttttacaaagaaTTTCCATGTACAAAAGAGAAGcgaatgatattttatattaatttctatTTCCGGCTGCCTAATTTTCATAATGTAAGGTGTTTTGAAATTTTAAGGAGCAGCAAAAATTATATAAAcgtcaaaaatattttgaaagtaaCATAAAcgtattgattaaaaaaagataaaattaattattttttagctTGGTCCATTCAATTACCAGCGACCCCAAAACCTTTTCTCGCGCAATATTTGATTGCATATCCCTAGCCATTCATGAAGGTACGCAGATAAACCGAAAGGCTCTGTTACCAGATTCTTTATAGTGCTAGAAGGGCATGCACTCCAATATTCGCCTTACTTTCTTCTGAAAGGATTATTATACGTATGAAAACTAGTTAGCTTCTTATTATGCATCACTCATTAATGATTTACATGTAACCTTATGTAATTAATTTGCCAAAGAAGTATAATCCCAGACAACTGTcgtcttctctctctcttcctctctctctttcacgtGCTGCCTCTTTACAAATACTTCTTTCCAAGACCCAGGTTATTCTTTTAAAAGGTGAGTGCAAAAAGGTTATTCTTTTAAAAGATGAGTGCATTTTGTGagtgcaaaataatatttaattcaaactggttaaataattataattcatgTTTTGGTCAGTATTATTTACGTCGAATTGTCATATGTGCTTTTAAAGCATATTCAATTTCTATGCAATTATGGTTTTACCACCAGATATAAGTGTGTCATgtttatttcaatgaaatttagaCTCATCTCGTCTACTGGTTATGATTTATGATATTCCATAGAATGTAAAGATTTCATTCtcaagaatttatttatttatttctgatataaaATAAAGATTAGGATATAATTGTCAGTGTTATAGAATAGTTTACACTTTGTCTGTATTTCCGATGTCCCATTTAGAAAAATCAGAATCTGTGTTTTATTTTGTCGCTAGTTTTGTTCGTTTTAGACATTTTCATTGGGTGCTTTGGGTCTGTCTATCTTTCCGtgtaaacaaaaattaagtGTTTATGGTCTAAAGTAAGAGGAAGATTAAGAGTAAGAGCAAGAGCAGTAACACAGAGTCTTTATATGGATGGGATATTTCCCTTCAAATAcagctgtgatttttttttaaatgggatATTATCTTCCTAACAAAATGGAAGAATATAGACCTGGGTGGAGAGAGGTAATGCAGATAAACTTAATTCTTAACCCAACAGCAAAAAACGGGATGAAATTCCCTCAAACGAAGATGAAGGCTTTGAACTTTGTATCCACTTATTCAAGTCAGGAAGTGCTTTTAAGGGGAAGTCCAACTAGATTAAAAAATGCTCTTAAAACTGATAGAATGTGGGATTAACTAGTCTATTGAAATGttaaattatgattaaaaataggaaatttatttattttgaaggtGTGACTCATAAACTTAAATAAAATCAAGActatatcttttttatttttaatcaacatttAC contains:
- the LOC129271203 gene encoding selenoprotein Pb-like, which translates into the protein MGYRGIPGLLAAFLCLLYLGVGSAREPPFGTSERCNVSPSWSLRHANQWRQPMLENRGQVTVVALLKASUGFCLTQAYYLEDMRRQYISRYNITDIKFIVINAGDIRSRLNHHTLRSLGSYDLYQDYTPLSHSETSQSHPGTHQEDSVWNLLNGDKDDFLIYDRCGQLTYHIPLPYSALRYPFVQIAIESTYTGRHPCNCSADYPTTTVTPSTEQTKTTSPV
- the LOC129271202 gene encoding LOW QUALITY PROTEIN: uncharacterized protein LOC129271202 (The sequence of the model RefSeq protein was modified relative to this genomic sequence to represent the inferred CDS: substituted 4 bases at 4 genomic stop codons), with protein sequence MPRETATDGAGRRRHQRKTEVMLMLIGRGAPGFMTSSHWGIIPAESDPWIXVMLTXPAKRRSRFLHFRRSLAVQPQFNRIPSAMTAMRTIDNVLLTSRXRSIVTAAALKELTTLRHRHHNVIMTSGPRSTVTAAALKELTTLRHRHHNVIMTSGSRSTVTAAALKELTTLRHHQHNVRMTSGSTLKRPKLMSSMTMINCLLIXRTTVISVSKQKSFKNL